GGTTCTTTATAATTGCAAGGGCCGTCTCCACCTGATATCCAATAATGATTACAGGCGCATAAGTTTGAAACATTTTTTACCATCTTTGATGATTTTAAAATTTATTACAAACGAGCAAAATGCCTGCGATATTGGTGCTGGTGCTGGTTTTCCTTCAATACCGATAAAAATTTTAAAACCTGAGATGAATTTTACCCTTTTTGAATCCATAAAGAAAAAGGCGAATTTTCTTAAGTATTTAATTAAAGAATTAAATCTTTCTGGCATTAAGGTAATTGCCGATCGTGCTGAAAAATACCATGATGAAAAGTTTGATCTAATTTTAATAAGGGCTGCGGGAAAGATTAATGTACTAATAAAAACCATTGATTTATTGATTGCACCCGAAGGAAAGGCGGTATTCTATAAGACAATGGCGGTGGAAGAAGAAATAAGACATTCTAAAAATAGACTCGATAAGAACAATTTTTCGGTCAAGGTAGAAAATGTTTATACCCCCGTAGAAAAAATACCCATGTCGTTGGTTTTCTTGACGAAAAAATGCTCTCAATAATCATTGTTAACTACAATTCAAGCCATGCGTTAAAGCGATGTTTAAAAAGTATCATTGAAAAGAAACTGAATTTGCCTTGTGAAATAATTATTATTGATAATAATTCAACAATACCAATTAGAAATAGAATTAAAGAATTTGAAGAATTGATAAATATTCATTTGATAGATAATAAAAAAAATCTTGGCTATGCACGGGCAGTTAATCAGGGAATAAAAATTGCCCGAGGCAAATATGTCTTAATCATCAATCCGGATATATTAATAACCGCTGGGGCAATAGAAAAGATGATTGATTTTCTTGAGAATAAAGAAAATATTGGTATTATTGCTCCTCAGTTATTGAATTTTGATAATTCTGTTCAATATTCTTGCTTTCGGTTTCCAAAATTCTGGACACCTTTTATTAGAAGAACTTTTTTAAAAAATTTTTCTTTTGGTAAAAGAGAAGTGGAGAGATATTTAATGCTTGATTTTGACCACAAGGAGACGAAAGAAGTAGATTGGGTTCTGGGGGCAGCAATGTTGTTAAAAAAATCTTTAATTAAAAAAATCGGCTTGTTGGATGAAAAATTTTTTCTTTATTTTGAAGATGTTGACTGGTGTCGTCGTTTCCATAGTCAGGGCTTTAAAATCATTTATTTTCCTGAGTCAAAATTTTATCATCAATATGCACGTTATTCTGCCGATAAATATTTGTTTTCTTTTATATTTAATAAATATTTCTGGTTTCATACAATAAGTTGCATAAAATACTTTAAAAAATGGCATAAAATCAGCACTTGACATTGAAAGTATTTTGAATAAAATTATTAAATGTTTTTAGTACTCTTCATTATTATATATAATATAGATTTAAGGGCATTTGATGTGCCCAATGATGATGGTTCAAGCATTATTTTGAAATGGCAAAGTGATGAGATTTTTCAGTCATTTGAGATATTTAGAAGTCTTAATGCGGGGGAAAATTTTGAAAAGATTGGTGAGGTAAATGGCATTGAGGCGGATTTCCGTGATTCCAATTTGAAACCCAATAATGATTATTATTATAAAGTTTCGGGTAAGCGGGATAGCATTTTGATCTTTTCCAATATTGCCGGACCAGTAAAACCCGTTGTTCAATATTTTAATCTGTCGCGTCTGCCCATGGCAATATGTATAATTATACTTTTTGCATCCGTTCTTTTCTATATAAGGCGTGCCCGAAAAGGTAAAAAATTATTCATCAGGAAGATACCTGCATTGAATGCAATTGAAGAGGCTATCGGCAGGGCAACCGAAATGGGTAAGCCGGTTTTATATGTGCCGGGTATAATGGATATTGATGACCCGCAGACTATTGCCTCAATGAGCATTCTGGCAAGGGTTGCGGAAAAAACTGCCGAATACGGAACACCCCTGTATGTGCCGACGAGTCGTTCAATGGCAATGACAATGGCACAACAGGTGGTAAAGGAATCGGCAACCCGGGTAGGCCGTCCTGACTGGTATAATCCAGACAACATCAGATATATAACTGATGACCAGTTTGCCTATGTTTCTGCAGTTGATGGAATTATGGTTCGTGAAAGGCCGGCAACCAATCTTTATCTTGGAACATTTTATGCAGAATCCCTTATCCTTGCCGAGACCGGACATTCAACCGGTGCGGTTCAGATTGCGGGAACAGCAATGCCTGACCAATTGCCTTTCTTTGTTGCGGCCTGTGATTTTACTTTGCTCGGAGAAGAATTGTATGCAGCAAGTGCCTATCTTTCACAGGAGCCGATACAACTTGGTTCACTGAAGGGACAGGACTTCGGTAAACTGATATTCATCGCGGTCATTGTTATTGGTGTTATAAGCCAGATATTTAATTGGCAGTTTTTCATCAACCTATTCAATACAATAGAATGAAGATAATTATACCCTTAATGATTGTTTTCTTTTGCGGATTTTATATGCTCATAACCTTCTTTATTCCTGCCAAATTTGCCCAGGATAGTTCGCAATTACTCCAGTTATGGTACCAGGGTGTTGCCGCATTTTTTGTCTTTATCGGCATTTTCAATTTGATAAAAATAAATATTGATAAGATTCAGAGAAAATTGAGAGATTGGCAGTACAGTATAATCCTTTTGTTCTTTCTTGGGGTAATGCTTGGCGCGGGCTTTATTGGCGGAAGGGATTCAAAAATATTTTTATATTTCTTTGAAAATTTTCAAGTGCCACTTGGTGCGACGATGTTTTCTTTGCTGGCATTTTTTGTCGCATCAGCTTCGTTCCGGGCATTCAGGGCAAAGACCCCGGAAGCAACATTGCTTTTGATTGCAGCAGTGATTGTAATGATCGGCAGGATTCCGATAGGATATTTAATATGGAATAAATTTCCGGACCTTGTAGAATGGATTATGCAGGTTCCCAATACTGCGGCGAAAAGAGGGATATTGTTTGGCATTGACCTCGGTTTGATTTCAATGGCGCTCAGAGTGCTTTTAGGCATTGAAAGAAGTTATATGGGGGGAGGCGGTGAGAAATAGAAATTTGAAATACGAAATGCGAAGTTCTAAACTTCAATATGGAAACAAAGGCGATAAGAATTCATGGAAGGGCGGTGTGAAATGGGTTTATGGAGGAAGAGTAGTTGAATGTCCTACGGTTGCGAAATGCGTTTCGTTGAAAGTTAGTTGTAATTCGTTAAGCGGAGCCGTTTCGCTTTTCGCAACCGATAGACGTCAGACGAATTTACGGATGGCATTTTATGAAAATATTTGACCACCTCGCTCATCTTGACCGTAGAATCATATTTCTACTTGTAGCATTGGCAGTTATTATTCCGATGGTTGCGCCTTTAAATTTACCGGTGGATATTACAAAGCCAGTTAAGAATGTTTATAATAAAGTTGAATCTTTACCTCCGGGTTCAATTGTGCTTATCTCAACTGATTATGACCCGGGCAGTGAGGCAGAATTATACCCTGCGACCGAGGCATTTATTGAGCATTGTTTTCGTAAAGATTTAAAAATATATATGATGGGTCTCTGGCCTGCGGGCAGCGAACTGGGCAATATCGCATTAAATAAAATTGCACAATCTTATAACAAAAGATATGGTGAAGATTATATCAATGTTGGCTATCGTCCTGGTGGAGCAGTAATGCTATTGAGTTTGGGTAGGAATTTTTCTGATGTGATAAAGGTTGATTATCAGGGAACTCCGATAGATTCACTTCCGTTGGGGAGGAGAGTGAAATCAGCGAAGGATTTATCAATGGTTATGACATTTTCGGCTGGTGACCCGGGTATACTACACTGGATATTATATTTCCATGCGCGGTACGGCGTAACAATCTGCGGTGCCACTACTGCAATTATGGCACCACAGCAATATCCTTATTTGAGCTCTGGACAATTGACTGGACTTTTAGGTGGATTGAAAGGTGCAGCCGAGTATGAGACACTTGTTGATAGAAAAGGAAGAGGACTAAGGGGTATGGATTCTCAATCAATTGTACACCTGCTCCTTGTAGGTTTTATTGTGCTTGGCAATGTGATACTGTTATATCAGAGGAGAAAAAAATGATCAATGCAATTGGAATATGGATTGCTGCACTCTTAACCCTTGCGATTTATTCGTTTCTTTATAAAGATAATCCATTCTATAAAATTGCCGAAAATATATTTGTTGGTGTCTCTGCTGGTTATTGGGCAGTTGTGCTCTGGTATGATTTTGCCTGGCCCAATCTATTTGAGCCCTTTTTTACAAAAGGGCAGTGGTACAACATATTTCCAATTTTTATCGGACTTTTGATGTTTGCACCACTCATTCCAAAAATTTCATGGATGATACGTATTCCCCTGACATTTACCATGGGTGTTGCAATGGCGGTTTCCATTACCCAGATTGTCCAGGGTGATATCTTCCCCCAATTACAGGCAACATTTCTGCCGCTAAAGGGTATTCCTGTTTTTAATGTAATATCAAACATTTTGATTATAGGTGGAGTTATCTTTACCCTTACCTATTTTTATTTTTCAAAAGAGCATAAAGGGGCACTCGGCATTGGTGCGAAGATTGGCATATGGTTTATGATGATATCGTTTGGCGCATCATTTGGATACACAATCATGGCGCGTGTCTCTTTATTTATTGGCAGGATTTATTTTCTTTTGCATAACTGGCTGGGAGTGATTTAATGGCAGATTTTGAG
The sequence above is a segment of the candidate division WOR-3 bacterium genome. Coding sequences within it:
- the rsmG gene encoding 16S rRNA (guanine(527)-N(7))-methyltransferase RsmG encodes the protein MLSIESELKTLKEGFRELGIYAEEHILDKFSIYLRVLYNCKGRLHLISNNDYRRISLKHFLPSLMILKFITNEQNACDIGAGAGFPSIPIKILKPEMNFTLFESIKKKANFLKYLIKELNLSGIKVIADRAEKYHDEKFDLILIRAAGKINVLIKTIDLLIAPEGKAVFYKTMAVEEEIRHSKNRLDKNNFSVKVENVYTPVEKIPMSLVFLTKKCSQ
- a CDS encoding DUF6754 domain-containing protein, with translation MFLVLFIIIYNIDLRAFDVPNDDGSSIILKWQSDEIFQSFEIFRSLNAGENFEKIGEVNGIEADFRDSNLKPNNDYYYKVSGKRDSILIFSNIAGPVKPVVQYFNLSRLPMAICIIILFASVLFYIRRARKGKKLFIRKIPALNAIEEAIGRATEMGKPVLYVPGIMDIDDPQTIASMSILARVAEKTAEYGTPLYVPTSRSMAMTMAQQVVKESATRVGRPDWYNPDNIRYITDDQFAYVSAVDGIMVRERPATNLYLGTFYAESLILAETGHSTGAVQIAGTAMPDQLPFFVAACDFTLLGEELYAASAYLSQEPIQLGSLKGQDFGKLIFIAVIVIGVISQIFNWQFFINLFNTIE
- a CDS encoding glycosyltransferase family 2 protein; translation: MLSIIIVNYNSSHALKRCLKSIIEKKLNLPCEIIIIDNNSTIPIRNRIKEFEELINIHLIDNKKNLGYARAVNQGIKIARGKYVLIINPDILITAGAIEKMIDFLENKENIGIIAPQLLNFDNSVQYSCFRFPKFWTPFIRRTFLKNFSFGKREVERYLMLDFDHKETKEVDWVLGAAMLLKKSLIKKIGLLDEKFFLYFEDVDWCRRFHSQGFKIIYFPESKFYHQYARYSADKYLFSFIFNKYFWFHTISCIKYFKKWHKIST